One genomic segment of Deinococcus sp. HSC-46F16 includes these proteins:
- a CDS encoding response regulator transcription factor yields MIRVLLVDDHALFRQGLRSLLESEGMRVIGEAANGREAIRYAAETHPDVILMDIQMPELDGVKATQSILEIDPKSRVIMITMYRQDRYVFEAVKAGARGYVLKDADAATLIDAIRRVAAGEALLDADMAQNVLDDFRDKREELPSEKHADLNERETMILKLLAQGFSNQDIALRLDISEKTVRNRLSEIFTKLQLNNRTQAALYAIREGIANLD; encoded by the coding sequence ATGATCCGTGTCCTGCTCGTCGACGACCACGCGCTGTTCCGCCAGGGGTTGCGCAGCCTGCTCGAAAGCGAGGGCATGCGGGTGATCGGGGAAGCCGCCAACGGTCGCGAGGCCATCCGTTACGCCGCCGAGACGCACCCCGACGTGATCCTGATGGACATCCAGATGCCCGAACTCGACGGGGTGAAGGCCACCCAGAGCATCCTCGAGATCGACCCCAAGTCGAGGGTCATCATGATCACCATGTACCGCCAGGACCGCTACGTGTTCGAGGCGGTCAAGGCCGGGGCACGCGGCTACGTGCTCAAGGACGCCGACGCCGCCACCCTGATCGACGCCATTCGCCGGGTGGCCGCTGGCGAGGCGCTGCTCGACGCCGATATGGCCCAGAACGTCCTCGACGACTTCCGCGACAAGCGCGAGGAGTTGCCCTCGGAAAAGCACGCCGACCTCAACGAGCGCGAGACGATGATCCTCAAGCTGCTGGCCCAGGGCTTCTCCAACCAGGACATCGCCCTGCGGCTCGACATCTCGGAAAAGACCGTGCGCAACCGCCTCTCCGAGATTTTCACCAAGCTGCAACTCAACAACCGCACCCAGGCGGCCCTGTACGCGATCCGCGAGGGCATCGCCAATCTGGACTAG